Proteins encoded together in one Vicia villosa cultivar HV-30 ecotype Madison, WI unplaced genomic scaffold, Vvil1.0 ctg.001024F_1_1, whole genome shotgun sequence window:
- the LOC131632827 gene encoding uncharacterized protein LOC131632827 yields MAEQCRGPGRPKTRNVETEPETENAGVPWVQIMQQMQQQNQMMMQMMQDMQGQQPTAPAPTPQAAARPDFRAFFRMDPPELLGGLDPIIAHDWLYGMEMIFQAIQCTEEEKVIFAAQKMKGPAGRWWNTESTYFTNQGIPKDWQHFKTAFLEKYYPNSVRPLKEREFQSFKQSNMSVSEYAEKFEDMAAYSRQVAYAPDELWKIDQFLMGLNADIVHSVSQREFTTYAECLRQCYVAENTLKRVQEERE; encoded by the coding sequence ATGGCTGAACAAtgcagaggtcccggaaggcccaaGACGAGGAATGTGGAGACTGAGCCTGAAACTGAGAATGCGGGTGTGCCTTGGGTGCAGATAATGCAACAGATGCAGCAGCAGAAtcaaatgatgatgcaaatgatgcaagacATGCAAGGGCAACAACCAACCGCTCCTGCTCCTACTCCTCAGGCTGCAGCAAGGCCTGACTTTCGTGCCTTCTTTCGGATGGATCCACCTGAGTTATTGGGTGGCTTGGACCCAATTATTGCTCATGATTGGTTGTATGGCATGGAGATGATATTTCAGGCTATTCAGTGCACGGAGgaagagaaggtgatctttgctGCTCAAAAGATGAAAGGGCCGGCAGGTAGATGGTGGAATACGGAATCTACGTATTTCACTAATCAAGGAATTCCAAAGGATTGGCAACATTTCAAGACAGCTTTCTTGGAGAAGTACTACCCCAACAGTGTGCGTCCTTTGAAGGAGCGTGAGTTTCAGTCCTTCAAACAAAGCAACATGTCGGTGTCTgaatatgctgagaagtttgaggaCATGGCTGCCTATTCCAGACAAGTTGCCTATGCACCAGATGAGTtatggaagattgatcagttTCTCATGGGGCTGAATGCTGATATTGTACACAGCGTGTCTCAAAGGGAGTTTACCACCTATGCTGAGTGTTTGAGGCAATGCTATGTTGCTGAAAACACATTGAAGAGGGTCCAAGAGGAAAGAGAATAG